In bacterium, the DNA window CGCAAGCGCATCCTCGATCGGGTCGAGACATGCCGTCATAAGGTGGTGCTCCGTCGGGAAGGTCTTGGGATCGGCTGAGCGTTCCATGAGAACGTCGTAGAGAGGCTTATTGACATACGTGTAAAGAATGCAACAGTCAGCGCAAAAAGGGGGGAAGCTCGGAGTTGTTCACGCACCACCTCAGCTTCGTCTGCGATCGCTGGAGCCCAGTCAGCGCCCGTTTGATCTGACAACGGAGCTCGGATAGATCATCCGGCCGACCGTTCGCGAGTCGGCCCTTGGCGTAGGCCCATACCTCTTCGTCGGGATTGAACTGCGGGGAGTAGGCGGGAAGCGCTTCGAGATGGAGACGCGGGAACCGCCGGCACATCTCGCGCATGCGCTCGCCCTTGTGGATGCTGGCGTTATCCCAGAGCACGATCAAGTGGCCGCGAAGGTGCCGGAGCAGATGTTCGAGAAATGAGCACACCTCGTCGTGCCGGATGTTGTGGGGGTGGCACTGGAAGTAGAGACCGATGTGCCGGCGCTTGGGCGAGACCGAGACTCCGGAGATGACGGAGAGCCGATCTCTTCGATAGCGATGGCGCACGATGG includes these proteins:
- a CDS encoding IS630 family transposase yields the protein MAACKKNAARLGAHIVFVDESGFLLIPVLRKTWAPRGETPIVRHRYRRDRLSVISGVSVSPKRRHIGLYFQCHPHNIRHDEVCSFLEHLLRHLRGHLIVLWDNASIHKGERMREMCRRFPRLHLEALPAYSPQFNPDEEVWAYAKGRLANGRPDDLSELRCQIKRALTGLQRSQTKLRWCVNNSELPPFLR